The proteins below are encoded in one region of Cardiocondyla obscurior isolate alpha-2009 linkage group LG29, Cobs3.1, whole genome shotgun sequence:
- the LOC139112532 gene encoding uncharacterized protein, translating into MTFIGRTSVRTVLLTSLLSISVVLVVLARAEDVTTLEYGVEPPSASREEQPRPEKDASITDYHRGRGRSSLHAEMSSKAKREQALRNILTARRRQILNQRSHESYRNPLNRRSRPGDISKDPPDILETQETRHGIYVTNARMEAEEEKTSQSSRKLIEKVASMIDLDAVEVQTESQPTKASEVSPTTEKYENVSSTISSIASTSVALNQKLGDTDTRKKNIVSMPESLYNHFRPVESNIPVEDMSQFLYFGQKLQPDAQNVTNSSNSNSVEATSTTSSRRRYSTKRFSATIATPVEEIMNEEMNIALETSERRTVEKNQMSKIKNMFRSSSNGLYYRKPRPTADVVSNVISGNESSPGIASGLETRSEMNAVDDKFHRSDPSAHADVTLDRIPQERGNAAHVIEENTTQISLVQSDDNAEAKIVMKNKIDPKLSNGTVAAPNETEILQRSNSAKDNKTKKIVEIKAEARNAEKSEYEVPSGERVMSTLQKTKSRESNDSATSSLPSRTESSTLRIVVPDDSFGLSSFAIESERTHRNTVKQQPVTDSVADRPVRVSTDDDAAQKSSSPPTTSSPATESSPPATVDSDQQPQQQQHPQQHVYAYTITNVTRLLRNYTGPGLSGEQEGRGEGGDRRVGSGAEITSGGSSQQQQQQPPPPPLSSPLLLPRASDGSIEPARTPAGLSTGATVEPAATAGTLPSVDDDLVGERSRKVVSQPRSTSPRTASTSSHSTPNDSVISPTRSVKSPDIGNRGSIKWNHTKSRTSEQEGINDRRFLRKSASAVLNQRTTISEESSLATSKRRRVLASSSGVSSNGTRQVNSGEEKIESAQNKSVVNDRLSNGARITARGKVSDDEASGAESFQGVSRAGGVNEVPGDSSSQEIIAMGILNRNSSATDETMNATDSSVLVDVIATTELEKSHLVEEDFVTTSSFNDESEIGRNTENEQGVATPDKIESDVNATTDDIVETTVTEQIDETTATTIMTTSTSSTTTTATTTTTTTTTTTTTTPAAPVFPVTPRILSEFEKTTVNPETRILKPTDIEKETSNLDPSEIQKRYRAKDATTVSPVRSDTRVTETLNRKSKVLPTSSTPTVTENGKRVSGERSPEVRPRNLSDKSKDKDDVLPIMHLYNTSDIFNGSGSVDGFARGSERPRVVLPVDSAPQNEDRPTATTITTEKTPELTDINNTVISRNASTSVPVPKFKEPTVPTSSRKDKPEENREPLNTAIPPVSKGSSFTPTVNRTRYRPAYHDSILPEYNGTMYHPGVLNRTFFESGEPISVSPRESLNVSEVILKRHDGDVIATQETVAVVGYILATLVVFPIAVGVGLILRRLILRNRKVLEESDTSSEISCRKDALNLENGDFKTSIEKAITKLPRIQHLCHEAEKPPPPPSQESRWEFPRDKLRLQTVLGQGNFGQVWKAEADDLTGHQGTTRLVAVKTVKEGASDREKEDLDRELEIMKQLGSHPNVVTLLGCCTEEEPHYLILEYVMYGKLLAYLRDHRTRQYFYNFSEDSAALTSRDLTVFGYCVARGMEYLASKKIIHRDLAARNVLVDHNKLCKIADFGMSRFANEDGEVIETRHGRNALPIRWMAPESLIYSLFTTKTDVWSFGILMWEIVTLGSTPYPDMTAREVMRNVHNGYRLERPSHCRSELFRVISRCWHADPDRRPEFQIVRRDLAQLLEDNMNGHYVDLESFASECTD; encoded by the exons ATGCGTCAATCACGGATTATCATCGTGGGCGTGGGAGATCATCTTTACACGCGGAAATGTCATCGAAAGCTAAACGCGAGCAGGCGCTGCGTAACATTCTCACTGCAAGAAGGCGACAGATTCTGAATCAACGCTCGCATGAATCCTATCGAAATCCCTTAAATCGTAGATCGCGACCTGGAGATATCTCTAAAGATCCACCGGACATTCTGGAAACCCAAGAGACTAGGCACGGAATTTACGTCACGAACGCGCGAATGGAagcggaagaagaaaagacgTCGCAGTCGTCGAGAAAATTGATCGAAAAAGTTGCTTCCATGATCGATCTCGATGCCGTGGAGGTGCAGACTGAATCGCAACCCACGAAGGCATCCGAAGTTTCGCCGACAACCGAGAAGTATGAAAATGTCTCTTCAACAATTTCTTCGATAGCCTCAACGTCGGTCGCGCTCAATCAAAAACTGGGAGACACGGACACGCGTAAGAAGAACATCGTATCGATGCCGGAGTCGTTGTACAATCATTTTCGACCGGTCGAGAGTAACATTCCGGTAGAAGATATGTCGCAATTTCTTTACTTCGGTCAAAAGCTCCAGCCGGACGCGCAGAACGTGAccaacagcagcaacagcaattCCGTGGAGGCGACGTCAACGACTTCTTCGCGCAGAAGGTACTCCACGAAAAGATTCAGCGCAACAATAGCCACGCCAGTGGAGGAAATTATGAACGAGGAGATGAACATCGCGTTAGAAACGTCAGAACGACGGACGGTCGAGAAGAATCAGATgtcgaagataaaaaatatgttcagGAGCTCGAGCAACGGGTTATATTACCGAAAACCGAGGCCTACTGCCGACGTTGTGTCCAACGTTATTTCAGGAAACGAGTCGAGCCCCGGCATCGCCAGCGGCTTGGAAACGAGGAGCGAAATGAACGCGGTGGACGATAAATTCCATCGCAGCGACCCGTCCGCTCACGCGGACGTGACTCTTGATCGAATTCCGCAAGAGAGAGGAAACGCGGCCCACGTCATTGAGGAGAACACGACCCAAATATCTCTGGTTCAATCCGACGACAATGCAGAGGCGAAGAtcgttatgaaaaataaaatcgaccCGAAACTCTCGAACGGGACGGTTGCGGCTCCAAACGAAACGGAGATTCTTCAGAGGAGTAATTCAGCAAAAGacaataaaacgaaaaaaattgtcgaaaTAAAAGCGGAAGCGAGAAATGCCGAGAAATCGGAATACGAAGTACCGAGTGGCGAAAGAGTAATGTCAACGCTGCAGAAAACGAAGTCTCGAGAAAGCAACGACTCCGCAACGTCGTCGTTGCCATCGCGGACGGAATCGTCGACCCTGCGAATCGTGGTGCCGGATGACAGCTTCGGGCTCTCGAGTTTCGCGATCGAGAGCGAGCGGACCCATCGGAATACCGTTAAACAGCAACCGGTCACGGATTCTGTCGCGGATCGACCGGTTCGCGTTTCCACCGACGACGATGCCGCTCAGAaatcgtcgtcgccgccgacgACGTCGTCCCCGGCGACGGAATCGTCTCCACCTGCCACCGTTGACTCGGACCAACAGCCTCAACAACAACAGCATCCGCAGCAACACGTGTACGCTTATACGATAACGAACGTGACGCGATTGTTGCGCAACTATACCGGGCCCGGATTAAGCGGGGAACAAGAGGGGCGAGGAGAAGGTGGTGATCGTCGTGTTGGTAGCGGTGCCGAGATAACGAGCGGTGGATCgtcgcagcagcagcagcagcaaccaccgccgccgccgctgtcTTCTCCTCTTCTGCTTCCTCGTGCCAGCGACGGCAGTATAGAACCGGCACGAACGCCGGCGGGACTCAGTACCGGCGCGACCGTCGAGCCAGCCGCAACTGCTGGAACGCTACCTAGCGTTGATGACGATCTGGTGGGAGAGCGATCGAGGAAAGTTGTTTCACAGCCACGATCGACTAGTCCACGGACAGCATCAACCTCGTCGCATTCTACTCCGAACGATAGCGTTATCTCGCCGACAAGATCCGTTAAATCGCCCGATATCGGAAACAGAGGTTCGATCAAGTGGAATCACACCAAGTCGCGGACTAGCGAGCAAGAAGGTATCAACGATCGACGATTTTTAAGGAAGAGCGCCAGCGCGGTATTAAATCAAAGAACGACCATCAGCGAAGAGTCTTCACTTGCGACGAGCAAGCGCCGTAGAGTGTTGGCTTCTTCGAGCGGAGTGTCTTCGAACGGTACCAGACAGGTAAACTCCGGCGAAGAGAAAATCGAGAGTGCTCAGAATAAATCGGTGGTGAACGATCGGTTGTCGAACGGGGCGCGAATCACGGCTCGCGGAAAAGTTTCGGACGATGAAGCGTCGGGAGCCGAGTCTTTTCAGGGAGTTTCGCGCGCCGGCGGGGTGAACGAGGTGCCGGGTGACAGCAGCTCGCAGGAAATCATCGCCATGGGCATCTTGAATCGAAACTCGAGCGCGACGGACGAGACGATGAACGCGACCGATTCGTCCGTTCTCGTCGACGTGATTGCGACGACGGAATTAGAGAAGTCTCATCTTGTCGAGGAGGATTTCGTCACTACGTCGAGTTTCAACGACGAGAGCGAGATCGGAAGAAACACCGAAAACGAACagggcgtcgcgacgccggaCAAGATTGAAAGTGACGTGAACGCAACAACGGATGACATCGTCGAGACGACCGTGACCGAGCAGATCGATGAAACGACCGCGACTACGATTATGAcaacgtcgacgtcgtcgacgacgacgacggcgacaacgacgacgacgacgacgacgacgacgacgacaacgacgccGGCAGCACCGGTTTTCCCGGTTACACCTAGAATACTTTCGGAATTTGAAAAGACCACTGTTAATCCGGAGACTCGCATCTTGAAGCCGACggatattgaaaaagaaacgagtaATCTAGATCCATCAGAAATTCAGAAAAGATATCGAGCTAAAGATGCAACGACGGTCTCCCCGGTTCGGAGCGACACCCGCGTAACCGAGACTCTAAACAGAAAGTCAAAAGTTTTACCTACCTCATCAACGCCCACGGTGACGGAGAACGGTAAACGCGTGTCCGGTGAGAGATCACCGGAAGTCAGACCGCGTAATTTATCGGACAAGTCGAAAGACAAGGACGACGTGCTGCCGATCATGCATCTGTACAACACGTCGGATATTTTCAATGGTAGCGGATCAGTGGACGGGTTTGCTCGCGGCTCGGAACGACCGCGGGTAGTGCTTCCGGTGGATTCCGCACCGCAGAACGAAGATCGTCCTACGGCAACGACAATAACCACGGAAAAAACTCCCGAATTGACGGATATCAATAACACGGTAATCAGTAGAAATGCATCGACCTCTGTTCCGGTTCCTAAATTTAAGGAGCCCACCGTCCCAACGAGTTCACGGAAAGATAAGCCTGAAGAAAATCGCGAGCCCCTGAATACCGCTATTCCTCCCGTGTCGAAAGGATCTTCTTTCACGCCGACGGTCAATAGAACGAGGTACAGGCCCGCCTATCACGATTCGATCCTACCGGAGTACAACGGCACGATGTACCATCCCGGTGTGCTCAACAGGACGTTCTTCGAGAGTGGCGAGCCGATCTCGGTGAGCCCGCGGGAATCTCTGAACGTCAGTGAGGTGATATTGAAGCGGCACGACGGCGACGTGATCGCCACTCAAGAGACAGTTGCCGTGGTCGGCTATATCCTCGCCACTCTCGTCGTCTTTCCCATCGCCGTCGGCGTCGGGCTCATTCTCAGAAGACTGATACTTAGGAATCGTAAG GTGCTCGAGGAGTCGGACACGTCATCAGAGATAAGCTGTAGGAAGGACGCACTTAATCTCGAAAACGGCGACTTTAAGACGTCCATCGAGAAAGCGATCACAAAACTGCCGAGGATACAGCACTTG TGTCACGAAGCTGAGAAACCACCGCCTCCGCCGTCCCAAGAATCTAGATGGGAGTTTCCTAGAGATAAGCTTAGATTACAGACAGTCCTCGGACAAGGAAACTTCGGCCAG GTATGGAAAGCCGAAGCCGATGATTTGACAGGTCATCAAGGTACAACCCGACTAGTAGCAGTGAAAACCGTCAAAGAAGGTGCTTCCGATCGGGAAAAAGAAGATTTAGATCGTGAACTCGAAATCATGAAGCAATTGGGCAGTCATCCAAACGTCGTAACACTTCTAGGCTGTTGTACCGAAGAAG AGCCTCATTATCTCATCCTGGAGTACGTCATGTACGGCAAGCTGCTCGCGTATCTGCGCGATCATCGTACCAGGCAGTACTTTTACAACTTTAGCGAGGATTCGGCGGCCTTGACATCCAGGGATCTCACGGTTTTTGGATACTGCGTGGCCAGGGGCATGGAATATCTCGCGTCGAAAAAG ATCATCCACCGCGACCTCGCCGCCAGAAACGTTCTCGTGGACCACAACAAGCTGTGCAAAATCGCCGATTTCGGCATGTCGAGGTTCGCCAACGAGGACGGCGAGGTGATTGAGACCAGGCACGGCAGGAACGCTCTGCCCATCCGATGGATGGCCCCTGAATCGTTGATCTACTCCCTATTCACGACGAAGACCGACGTTTGGAGTTTCGGGATTCTGATGTGGGAGATTGTTACCTTAG GTTCAACACCGTACCCGGATATGACGGCGCGGGAAGTCATGCGGAACGTGCACAACGGTTATCGGTTGGAGAGGCCTTCGCACTGTCGAAGCGAACTCTTCAGGGTGATATCTCGATGCTGGCACGCCGATCCCGACCGCAGGCCAGAGTTTCAAATTGTACGCAGGGACCTTGCCCAGTTGTTGGAGGATAACATGAACGGACACTACGTGGATCTCGAGAGTTTCGCTTCCGAATGCACCGATTGA